From the Hymenobacter yonginensis genome, one window contains:
- a CDS encoding M16 family metallopeptidase, whose translation MSDYDLYELPNGIRVLHKQVVHTKIAHLGFLLDIGSRDEKPAQQGLAHFWEHMAFKGTEKRKSFHILNRLETVGGELNAYTTKEKICFYASLLSTHFERAFELLTDLTFNSVFPEKEIEKERGVILEEMSMYQDAPEDAIIDDFDDVVFAKHALGHNILGTRESVSSFQQADFRQFLKENVRTDRLVFSTVSNLPFSEVKRLADKYLAPLPAQLGARPRTSFSGYQRVNQLERKPITQAHCLIGGPAYAIEDPRRIPFFLLNNLLGGPGMNSRLNLAVREKYGLVYTIDSTYSPYTDTGLFGIYFGTEKKQVNRTVSLVQKELKRLREQALGTAQLHTTKEQLMGQMAMAEESNGGMMQLLAKSTLDLGRVESINEIFDRIRAITSSELLEMANEVLTDDNLSVLQYVPE comes from the coding sequence ATGTCTGATTACGACCTGTACGAGTTGCCGAACGGCATCCGGGTTCTGCATAAACAAGTAGTACACACCAAAATAGCGCACCTGGGCTTTCTGCTCGACATTGGCTCCCGCGACGAAAAACCAGCCCAGCAGGGCCTGGCGCACTTCTGGGAGCATATGGCCTTCAAAGGCACCGAGAAACGCAAAAGCTTCCACATCCTCAACCGCCTCGAAACCGTGGGCGGCGAGCTGAACGCCTACACCACCAAGGAGAAAATCTGCTTCTACGCCTCCCTGCTCAGCACCCACTTCGAGCGGGCCTTCGAACTGCTGACTGACCTAACATTCAACTCGGTATTTCCGGAAAAGGAGATTGAGAAGGAGCGCGGCGTGATTCTGGAGGAAATGAGCATGTACCAGGACGCTCCCGAAGACGCCATCATCGACGACTTCGACGACGTGGTATTTGCCAAGCATGCGCTGGGCCACAACATCCTGGGTACCCGCGAGAGTGTCAGCAGCTTCCAGCAGGCCGATTTCCGGCAGTTTCTGAAAGAGAACGTGCGCACCGACCGGCTGGTGTTCAGCACTGTTAGCAACCTGCCGTTTTCGGAAGTTAAGCGCCTGGCCGACAAGTATCTGGCGCCGCTGCCGGCGCAGCTGGGCGCCCGACCCCGCACGTCGTTCAGTGGCTACCAGCGCGTCAACCAGCTGGAGCGCAAGCCCATCACGCAGGCCCACTGCCTGATCGGGGGGCCCGCCTACGCCATCGAAGACCCACGCCGGATTCCGTTTTTCCTGCTCAACAACCTGCTGGGCGGCCCCGGCATGAACTCCCGCCTCAATCTGGCGGTGCGCGAAAAGTACGGCCTGGTCTACACCATCGACTCCACCTACTCGCCCTACACCGATACGGGCCTGTTCGGCATCTACTTCGGCACCGAGAAGAAGCAGGTGAACCGCACCGTATCGTTGGTGCAGAAAGAGCTGAAGCGGCTGCGTGAGCAGGCGCTGGGCACGGCGCAGCTGCACACCACCAAAGAGCAGCTGATGGGCCAGATGGCCATGGCCGAGGAAAGCAACGGCGGCATGATGCAGCTACTGGCCAAGAGCACCCTAGACCTGGGCCGCGTGGAGTCCATCAACGAAATCTTCGACCGGATACGCGCCATCACGTCCTCCGAACTGCTGGAAATGGCCAACGAGGTGCTCACGGATGATAATCTGAGCGTGCTGCAGTACGTGCCGGAGTAA
- a CDS encoding YDG/SRA domain-containing protein, whose product MAQQPTPVRLGEVPEISAGHEFLNRAEVKAAGLHRDLYKGISRLKGHPAEAIVLSGGYEDDLDLGSSILYTGEGGNQDGRQVADQQLTGGNLALSLSFERQTPVRVIRKVQEGSLAFYQYAGLYYVTRFSQEVGRSGHRIWRFRLEQLPQSTPPAPIDAQEPEAAYALPRRRPTLVQQLVRDTGVMHAIKQLYDFRCQVCSTRLPVPGGAYSEAAHIRPLGGVHHGPDKISNLLCLCPNHHVTFDRGAWAIQDDFRLLGQSGQLTVAPNHHPHPEHLLYHRRRIYQPLPPASLFA is encoded by the coding sequence ATGGCGCAGCAACCAACTCCGGTCAGGCTTGGGGAAGTGCCGGAAATTTCGGCGGGTCACGAGTTTCTGAACCGCGCTGAGGTAAAGGCAGCCGGCCTGCATCGGGACTTGTACAAAGGAATTTCCCGGCTGAAAGGGCACCCGGCCGAAGCAATTGTACTGTCTGGCGGCTACGAGGATGATCTGGATTTGGGCAGCTCCATATTATATACCGGCGAGGGCGGCAACCAAGACGGCCGCCAGGTGGCTGATCAACAGTTGACGGGCGGCAATCTGGCGTTGAGCCTGAGCTTCGAGCGGCAGACTCCGGTGCGCGTGATTCGCAAAGTGCAGGAAGGCAGCCTGGCGTTTTATCAATACGCCGGGCTGTACTATGTCACGCGGTTCAGCCAGGAAGTAGGCCGGTCGGGGCACCGTATCTGGCGGTTTCGGCTGGAGCAGTTGCCACAATCAACCCCTCCAGCACCAATTGATGCCCAAGAACCAGAAGCTGCCTATGCTCTGCCCCGGCGGCGCCCGACACTGGTGCAGCAGCTTGTGCGCGACACAGGCGTGATGCACGCCATTAAGCAGCTTTATGATTTCCGGTGCCAGGTATGCAGCACGCGGCTGCCCGTACCCGGGGGTGCTTACTCCGAAGCCGCCCACATCCGGCCGCTGGGTGGTGTCCACCACGGCCCCGACAAAATCAGCAACCTGCTCTGCCTTTGCCCAAACCACCACGTTACCTTCGACCGGGGAGCTTGGGCCATTCAGGACGATTTTCGCCTGCTGGGCCAGTCTGGGCAGCTAACGGTAGCACCCAACCATCATCCCCATCCGGAGCATTTGCTCTACCACCGGCGGCGCATCTACCAGCCCCTGCCGCCGGCTTCGCTTTTTGCCTGA
- a CDS encoding O-methyltransferase: protein MNSEDFFRYADQHTTPEPPLLARLNRETHVQTLMPRMLSGHAQGRLLSMISHMVQPRRVLELGTFTGYAALCLAEGLAPDGELHTVEFNPELESRIRRYVAEAGLTERLHLHIGRAADVVPTLAETWDLVFIDADKINNDAYYELVLPQVRPGGFLLIDNVLWGGKVLDSYVVKPSDKDTHAVRAFNDKVQADERVENVFLPLRDGLLLVRKR, encoded by the coding sequence ATGAATTCCGAAGACTTTTTCCGCTACGCCGACCAGCATACCACCCCCGAGCCGCCGCTGCTGGCGCGCCTCAACCGCGAAACCCACGTCCAGACGCTGATGCCGCGCATGCTCAGCGGGCACGCCCAGGGCCGGCTGCTGAGCATGATCAGCCACATGGTGCAGCCCCGGCGGGTGCTGGAGCTGGGCACCTTCACGGGCTACGCGGCGCTGTGTCTGGCGGAAGGGCTGGCCCCCGATGGCGAGCTGCACACCGTGGAATTCAACCCCGAGCTGGAAAGCCGCATCCGGCGCTACGTGGCCGAGGCCGGCCTTACTGAGCGGCTGCACCTACACATTGGGCGGGCGGCCGACGTGGTGCCGACGCTGGCCGAAACCTGGGATTTGGTGTTCATTGACGCCGACAAAATCAACAACGACGCCTACTACGAGCTGGTGTTGCCGCAGGTGCGCCCCGGGGGCTTTTTGCTGATCGACAACGTGCTGTGGGGCGGCAAGGTACTGGACTCCTACGTGGTGAAGCCGTCGGATAAGGACACCCACGCCGTGCGGGCTTTCAACGATAAAGTGCAGGCCGATGAGCGGGTGGAAAACGTGTTTCTGCCCCTGCGCGACGGGCTGCTGCTGGTGCGAAAACGGTAG
- a CDS encoding TonB-dependent receptor, which produces MLRHFLTVILLLAATLAAHAQSSLSGRIVDGTDQSPLIGANVLVRGLSADSVKNGAAADADGNFTITGLPNGRYQLTISFLGYQTLQRQLTLNGQPLALGNLTLATGGVALKGVEVVGKAAAAIQKGDTAQFNAGSFKTNPDANAQDLITKMPGVTVDPTSGKVQAQGEQVQRVLVDGKEFFGNDPDAVLKNIPAEVIDKIQVYDRASDQNQFTGFDDGNQQKTINIVTKPQFRNGKFGRVLAGYGPQDDRYRLSGNINQFKGKQRLSVVAQSNNVNEQNFGTEDLLGVVGTSSGGGGGARGGRGGGQGGRPGGGGQGGGGNNSGDFLVNQQGGISKTHALGLNYSDTWGTKTDVQGSYFFNLSDNTARTNLLRRYVAPQGSTDDLRYNELSQNASRNINNRFNLRLEHKFDSVNSLIWRPSLSVQRNTGNSGLDGRTFLNTGDVAGETQGANTSTYRSALTGITAANQLQYRYRFAKRGRTVSVGLNTTYNDKEGDNNLLSSTSAVGGRTTLLNQFSELTQQGWAWTGNLNYTEPISQFSQLQAEYRVSYTPNQSDKRTFDFSPGEQAYSILNDTLSSVFQSRYLTNSGELTYRYQNKDFQWTVGTAVQNAQLRSDQEFPRAALTERSFLNVLPNATVRYNFSKQQNLRLNYRTNTNAPSISQLQEVVNNANPLQLTTGNPNLRQEYRHNLFLRYSSAVPEKSTSFFALIGGSYTNNYITNNTIYAGTSPVTEGGIVIPVGGQLTRPVNLNQQYTLRSFLNYSLPLSFVKSNLNLNANATYSQTPGLVFSELNYSRTPSFGLGAVLSSNISPELDFTLSSNSSQSYVRNSLPGQVDRQYFRQNTSLRFSWIIAKGVTVQSDVTHQLNQGLSAGFNQNFVLWNGSVGKKLGQKQQAEIKLYAFDLLGQNNSIQVNNTAAYTEDVQTNILQRYFMLMFTYNIRSFAGAGPADALPGSGAPGGRRGPGGFGRPDGPPPGGGM; this is translated from the coding sequence ATGCTCAGACACTTCCTTACGGTTATCCTACTACTGGCTGCCACGCTGGCGGCCCACGCCCAATCCTCGCTCAGTGGCCGCATTGTGGACGGCACCGACCAATCGCCGCTGATTGGGGCCAACGTGCTGGTGCGGGGCCTGTCGGCCGACTCGGTGAAGAACGGCGCAGCGGCCGACGCCGACGGCAACTTCACGATAACCGGCTTGCCCAACGGCCGCTACCAACTCACGATTTCGTTTCTGGGCTACCAGACGCTGCAGCGGCAGCTGACGCTGAACGGGCAACCGCTGGCGCTCGGCAACCTCACGCTGGCCACCGGTGGCGTGGCCCTGAAAGGCGTGGAAGTGGTGGGAAAAGCAGCGGCCGCCATCCAGAAAGGCGACACCGCCCAGTTCAACGCCGGCTCGTTCAAAACCAACCCCGACGCCAACGCCCAGGACCTCATCACCAAGATGCCCGGCGTGACCGTGGACCCCACCAGCGGCAAGGTGCAGGCCCAGGGCGAGCAGGTGCAGCGCGTGCTGGTGGATGGCAAGGAGTTTTTCGGCAACGACCCCGACGCGGTGCTCAAGAACATTCCGGCCGAGGTCATCGACAAGATTCAGGTGTATGACCGCGCTTCCGACCAGAACCAGTTTACGGGCTTCGACGACGGCAACCAGCAGAAAACCATCAACATCGTAACCAAGCCACAGTTCCGCAACGGCAAGTTTGGGCGGGTGCTGGCTGGCTACGGCCCCCAGGATGACCGGTACCGCCTCAGCGGCAACATCAACCAGTTCAAGGGCAAGCAGCGGCTGAGCGTGGTGGCGCAGAGCAACAACGTGAACGAGCAGAACTTCGGCACCGAAGACTTGCTGGGCGTGGTGGGCACCTCGTCGGGCGGAGGCGGAGGCGCGCGGGGCGGCCGCGGCGGCGGCCAGGGTGGCCGGCCCGGCGGCGGGGGCCAGGGCGGCGGCGGCAATAACTCCGGCGACTTCCTGGTGAACCAGCAGGGCGGCATCAGCAAAACGCACGCCCTGGGCCTCAACTACTCCGACACTTGGGGCACCAAAACCGACGTGCAGGGCAGCTATTTCTTCAACCTCTCCGACAATACGGCCCGCACCAACCTGTTGCGCCGCTACGTGGCGCCGCAGGGCTCCACCGATGATCTGCGCTATAATGAACTGTCGCAGAACGCAAGCCGCAACATCAACAACCGCTTCAATCTGCGGCTGGAGCACAAGTTCGATTCGGTGAACTCGCTGATCTGGCGGCCCAGCCTCTCGGTGCAGCGCAACACCGGCAACAGCGGCCTCGACGGACGCACGTTCCTGAACACTGGCGACGTGGCCGGCGAAACGCAGGGTGCCAACACCAGCACCTACCGCTCGGCCCTGACGGGCATCACGGCGGCCAACCAGCTGCAGTACCGGTATCGTTTTGCCAAGCGCGGCCGCACGGTTTCGGTGGGGCTGAACACGACGTATAACGACAAGGAGGGCGACAACAACTTGCTCTCGTCGACCTCGGCGGTAGGCGGGCGCACCACGCTGCTCAACCAGTTTTCGGAGCTCACGCAGCAAGGCTGGGCCTGGACCGGCAACCTCAACTACACCGAGCCCATCAGCCAGTTCAGCCAGCTACAGGCCGAGTACCGCGTGTCGTACACGCCCAACCAGTCAGACAAGCGCACCTTCGACTTCTCGCCGGGTGAGCAGGCGTACTCTATTCTCAACGACACGCTCAGCAGCGTGTTCCAGAGCCGCTACCTCACGAACTCGGGCGAGCTAACCTACCGCTACCAGAACAAAGATTTCCAGTGGACCGTGGGCACGGCCGTACAGAACGCCCAGCTGCGCTCCGACCAGGAGTTTCCGCGCGCAGCCCTCACCGAGCGCAGCTTCCTGAACGTGCTGCCCAACGCCACGGTACGCTACAACTTCTCGAAGCAGCAGAACCTGCGGCTCAACTACCGCACCAACACCAACGCCCCCAGCATCAGCCAGCTGCAGGAAGTGGTGAACAACGCCAACCCGCTGCAACTGACCACCGGCAACCCCAACCTGCGCCAGGAGTACCGCCACAATCTGTTTCTGCGGTATTCGTCGGCGGTGCCCGAGAAGTCCACCTCGTTTTTTGCGCTGATTGGCGGCTCCTACACTAATAACTACATCACCAACAACACCATCTACGCCGGCACCTCGCCCGTGACGGAAGGCGGCATCGTCATTCCGGTGGGCGGCCAGCTCACGCGGCCCGTCAACCTCAACCAGCAGTACACACTGCGCTCCTTCCTGAACTACAGCTTGCCGCTGAGCTTCGTGAAGTCCAACCTCAACCTGAACGCCAACGCCACCTACTCGCAGACGCCGGGCCTGGTGTTCAGCGAGCTGAACTACAGCCGCACGCCATCGTTTGGGCTGGGCGCGGTGCTGAGCAGCAACATTAGCCCCGAACTGGATTTTACGCTGTCCTCGAATTCCAGCCAGAGCTACGTGCGCAACTCGTTGCCCGGCCAGGTGGACCGGCAGTACTTCCGGCAGAACACCAGCCTGCGCTTTTCCTGGATTATTGCGAAGGGCGTCACGGTGCAGTCCGATGTGACGCACCAGCTCAACCAAGGCTTGTCGGCGGGCTTCAACCAGAACTTTGTGCTCTGGAACGGCTCGGTGGGCAAGAAGCTGGGCCAGAAGCAGCAGGCCGAAATCAAGCTCTACGCCTTCGATTTGCTGGGCCAGAACAACAGCATCCAGGTCAACAACACGGCCGCCTACACCGAGGACGTGCAAACCAACATTCTGCAGCGCTACTTCATGCTGATGTTCACCTACAACATTCGCAGCTTTGCCGGCGCCGGCCCCGCCGATGCCCTGCCCGGCTCCGGCGCCCCCGGCGGCCGGCGCGGCCCGGGCGGCTTCGGGCGCCCCGACGGCCCGCCGCCCGGTGGCGGTATGTAG
- a CDS encoding LysM peptidoglycan-binding domain-containing protein, giving the protein MKRIVLVLLCWLPLLAAAQSVSVPATFDFAGLHLRLTEGGRRAVQQKVDALRSHPASFQARVNLADAYFPLIERVFQEEALPLDFRFLVIQESGLQGDAQSIHDAVGYWQFKRETAADFGVVMNDVVDERKHIVASSKAAAKYLKRNNQALHNWLNTLLSYNLGSGGVKPYTLPTDYNATEMPISEQTHAYILTMLAHKLAYEPAVGHNPKPLLQLQEFPAPPGLSMAGIAQSLQTDPAETARHNRWLLTPTVPTDRIYTMLVPITDPIQQTALAAQQKSATAGQLLNQPKPDPQNADYVRVNGIRALVALPGETKESMAKRANLKVRKFMQYNDLFAFDNIVVGQPYFVQKKRDKSEVEYHVAQPGESVATVSQKYGIRAKAIWAKNRMPRNEELRPGRILWLKHTRPKDVAIEYADSKNEKALAAFELPSVAPAPKAAPAAAATAPAPAAPAAKKRRIDETEPYRGNTASTIRELEDAVETDDAPAPSGTVTQPDSATDATTENLNELGSEPAPPVAAPAPKPAAPVVAPASKPAATPAPVVAPAAPATPRPTAATPPARKPLPASTPVGDEPTTDDEPAAPVATPRPAPKPVAAAAPTAVPAAKPAAAPVATPVAAPRPLPPTLPAASGPVEPVPANGLHTVQPKETLYAVARRYNLRPADLIVWNNLPQNPSLRLGQVLRVAAPAGGTPASSVAPAAAANPTAAPAAAMVRHTVAGGESMYAISRKYGVTIKQIMEWNNKADFNVKPGEVLLVQPAK; this is encoded by the coding sequence ATGAAAAGAATTGTACTCGTACTGCTTTGCTGGCTGCCGCTGCTGGCCGCCGCCCAGAGCGTATCCGTTCCGGCCACCTTCGATTTTGCCGGCCTGCACTTGCGCCTTACCGAGGGCGGCCGCCGCGCCGTGCAGCAGAAAGTAGACGCGCTACGCAGCCACCCGGCCTCGTTTCAGGCCCGCGTGAACCTGGCCGACGCCTACTTTCCCCTTATCGAGCGGGTGTTTCAGGAAGAAGCGCTGCCGCTGGACTTCCGCTTTCTGGTGATTCAGGAAAGCGGCCTGCAGGGCGACGCGCAAAGCATCCACGACGCCGTGGGTTACTGGCAGTTCAAACGCGAAACCGCCGCCGACTTTGGCGTGGTGATGAACGACGTGGTGGATGAGCGCAAGCACATCGTGGCCTCCAGCAAAGCCGCTGCCAAGTACCTCAAGCGCAACAACCAAGCCTTGCACAACTGGCTGAACACCCTGCTCAGCTACAACCTGGGCTCGGGCGGCGTGAAGCCTTACACCCTGCCCACCGACTACAACGCCACGGAAATGCCGATTTCCGAGCAAACCCACGCGTATATCCTCACGATGCTGGCCCACAAGCTGGCCTACGAGCCCGCCGTGGGCCACAACCCCAAGCCGCTGCTGCAGCTGCAGGAGTTTCCGGCGCCGCCCGGCCTTTCCATGGCCGGCATTGCCCAGAGCCTGCAGACCGACCCCGCCGAAACCGCCCGCCACAACCGCTGGCTGCTCACGCCCACCGTGCCCACCGACCGCATCTACACGATGCTGGTGCCCATCACCGACCCGATTCAGCAGACGGCCCTGGCCGCTCAGCAGAAAAGCGCCACCGCCGGCCAGCTACTCAACCAGCCCAAACCCGACCCGCAGAACGCCGACTACGTGCGCGTGAACGGCATCCGGGCGCTGGTGGCGCTGCCCGGCGAAACCAAGGAAAGCATGGCCAAGCGCGCCAACCTGAAGGTGCGCAAGTTCATGCAGTACAACGACCTGTTTGCCTTCGACAACATCGTGGTGGGCCAGCCTTACTTCGTACAGAAGAAGCGCGACAAGAGCGAGGTGGAATACCACGTGGCGCAGCCCGGCGAGAGCGTGGCTACGGTATCGCAGAAGTACGGCATCCGGGCCAAGGCCATCTGGGCCAAGAACCGCATGCCGCGCAACGAAGAACTGCGCCCCGGCCGCATTCTGTGGCTGAAGCACACCCGCCCCAAAGACGTCGCCATCGAGTACGCCGATAGCAAAAACGAAAAGGCGCTGGCGGCTTTCGAGCTGCCTTCGGTGGCCCCGGCCCCCAAAGCTGCCCCGGCTGCCGCAGCCACGGCACCCGCCCCGGCCGCCCCAGCCGCGAAGAAGCGCCGCATCGATGAAACCGAGCCGTACCGCGGCAACACGGCCAGCACCATCCGGGAGTTGGAAGACGCCGTTGAAACCGACGATGCCCCCGCCCCTTCCGGCACGGTCACCCAGCCCGATTCCGCCACCGACGCCACCACCGAAAACCTGAACGAGCTGGGCTCGGAGCCCGCCCCGCCCGTAGCAGCGCCGGCCCCGAAGCCGGCTGCTCCCGTCGTGGCACCGGCGTCCAAGCCAGCCGCCACCCCGGCGCCGGTAGTTGCGCCGGCTGCTCCAGCCACGCCGCGCCCGACAGCTGCCACGCCGCCGGCCCGCAAGCCCCTGCCCGCCTCCACGCCCGTCGGCGACGAGCCCACCACTGACGACGAGCCGGCCGCGCCAGTAGCCACACCCCGGCCAGCCCCCAAACCCGTAGCGGCTGCCGCACCGACGGCAGTGCCGGCTGCCAAACCGGCGGCGGCGCCCGTTGCCACGCCAGTAGCCGCGCCGCGGCCCCTGCCCCCTACCCTGCCGGCCGCGAGTGGCCCGGTGGAGCCCGTGCCGGCTAACGGCCTGCACACGGTGCAGCCCAAGGAAACGCTTTACGCAGTGGCCCGCCGCTACAACCTGCGCCCTGCCGACCTGATTGTCTGGAACAACCTGCCGCAGAATCCGTCGTTGCGGCTGGGCCAGGTGCTGCGCGTGGCGGCACCGGCTGGTGGCACGCCGGCATCCTCGGTGGCGCCTGCTGCGGCAGCAAACCCGACGGCCGCGCCGGCAGCGGCTATGGTGCGCCACACGGTAGCGGGCGGCGAGTCGATGTATGCCATTTCGCGCAAATACGGCGTCACCATCAAGCAAATCATGGAGTGGAACAACAAGGCCGACTTCAACGTGAAGCCCGGCGAGGTGCTGCTCGTGCAGCCAGCCAAATAA